One genomic window of Ruminococcus gauvreauii includes the following:
- the pabB gene encoding aminodeoxychorismate synthase component I → MKTLVKAIETYVPLAVLFDSCHEQGQAVFLDSSLQNDLGRYSIIGLQPYLTFCEKNKVCYRNGEPVDVSMEEALSDYLRENREEHDTGLPLVSGAIGYLTYDYGRKFEGIESRHAPAIDMPDACFTFYDVLLIEDCREKQLYVTVRGEQSDARQTASVIEAWVRRVSPGENIPRRKEHQAEFTADFEKEGYKRAICDMIKYITEGDIYIANMTQQLSAKSSRHPYETFRYLRAHNPSPFGCYLNYGDFQIVGASPERFMRMRDGWIETRPIKGTRRRGVTPEEDQMLKQELADSGKDRSELLMIVDLERNDLNHVCEPGSVKVTEHFAVETYATVFHLVTEIIGKLREGLDVMDLIRAAFPGGSITGAPKIRAMEIIDELEHSRRGLYTGSVGYLSLNGDCDMNIVIRTAVYQDGIYHLGVGGGITCESEPEFEYEETLQKAKAVLEAIYDNDGSDDG, encoded by the coding sequence ATGAAAACACTGGTAAAAGCAATAGAGACTTATGTACCGCTGGCCGTGCTGTTTGACAGCTGCCACGAACAGGGACAGGCCGTCTTCCTGGATTCCTCGCTGCAGAATGATCTTGGGAGGTATTCCATCATCGGGCTGCAGCCGTATCTGACATTCTGTGAAAAAAATAAAGTCTGTTATCGAAATGGCGAGCCGGTAGACGTATCGATGGAAGAGGCGCTGTCGGATTATCTGCGGGAGAACAGGGAGGAACACGATACGGGGCTTCCGCTGGTCTCGGGTGCCATAGGATATCTGACGTATGATTATGGACGGAAATTCGAGGGGATTGAGAGCAGGCATGCGCCCGCCATCGATATGCCGGATGCGTGCTTTACCTTTTACGATGTGCTTTTGATCGAAGACTGCAGGGAAAAACAGCTTTATGTGACTGTCAGAGGAGAACAGTCGGATGCCAGGCAGACCGCTTCTGTGATCGAAGCCTGGGTGAGGCGTGTGAGCCCCGGGGAGAACATACCCCGAAGGAAGGAACATCAGGCAGAATTTACAGCTGATTTTGAAAAGGAAGGGTATAAACGTGCAATTTGTGATATGATAAAGTATATAACTGAGGGTGATATTTATATCGCAAATATGACGCAGCAGCTGTCAGCGAAGAGCAGCAGACATCCGTACGAAACATTTCGTTATCTGCGTGCCCACAACCCGTCTCCCTTCGGCTGTTATCTGAATTACGGGGATTTTCAGATTGTCGGTGCATCTCCCGAGCGGTTTATGCGGATGAGGGACGGATGGATTGAGACACGGCCGATCAAGGGGACTCGCAGGCGGGGCGTGACGCCAGAGGAGGATCAAATGCTTAAGCAGGAGCTTGCTGATTCCGGGAAGGACAGAAGTGAACTTCTGATGATCGTTGACCTGGAGCGCAACGACCTGAATCATGTCTGTGAACCGGGGAGTGTTAAGGTGACTGAACATTTTGCGGTGGAGACATATGCGACAGTCTTTCATCTGGTAACAGAGATTATCGGGAAACTGAGAGAGGGCCTGGATGTGATGGACCTTATTCGGGCTGCATTCCCCGGGGGGTCGATTACCGGCGCGCCGAAAATTCGCGCAATGGAGATCATCGATGAGCTGGAACACAGCAGACGCGGACTCTATACAGGTTCTGTCGGATACCTCTCTTTAAACGGAGACTGTGATATGAATATTGTGATAAGGACAGCCGTCTATCAGGACGGGATCTACCATCTGGGGGTGGGAGGCGGTATTACCTGCGAATCAGAACCTGAATTTGAATATGAAGAGACATTGCAGAAAGCAAAAGCGGTATTGGAGGCTATTTATGATAACGACGGCAGTGACGATGGATGA
- a CDS encoding HD domain-containing protein: MKRVNEIWNHPVYQTHLTKVLRWEEERKFCRHTVEHFLDTARLAYIYSLEEGLCIPKDLIYAAALLHDIGRHLQYEEGTPHEKASAGIAAQILPECGFTEAECERILDAVLSHRRSAGRSDFGRIFYRADKMSRCCFSCPVQEECDWPEEKKNLQIQY; encoded by the coding sequence ATGAAACGCGTGAATGAAATCTGGAATCATCCCGTTTATCAGACACATTTAACAAAAGTACTGCGCTGGGAAGAAGAGCGGAAATTCTGCCGTCATACGGTAGAACATTTTTTGGATACGGCAAGGCTTGCTTACATATATTCGCTGGAGGAGGGGCTTTGCATCCCGAAGGATCTCATCTATGCCGCTGCTCTTCTGCATGACATCGGCAGACATCTGCAGTATGAGGAAGGGACTCCGCATGAGAAGGCCAGTGCAGGCATTGCAGCTCAGATTCTGCCGGAGTGCGGATTTACAGAGGCGGAGTGCGAGCGCATTCTGGATGCGGTGTTAAGCCACCGGAGGAGTGCGGGACGGTCCGATTTCGGCAGGATTTTTTACCGGGCTGACAAAATGTCGCGCTGCTGTTTCTCCTGCCCGGTGCAGGAAGAGTGCGACTGGCCGGAAGAAAAGAAAAACCTTCAGATTCAGTATTGA
- a CDS encoding aminotransferase class IV, with amino-acid sequence MITTAVTMDDGFHFGIGVFETIAVENGKPVFLREHLRRMERGIRELGIDNPTWKDEVNARSISRYLKQNLIKRGVLKISVTEKNVVFASRGNTYQAADYERGYALEISKVKRNESSPFTYVKSLNYGDNYHEKRRALREGYDEPVFLNMKGELTEGATTNIFFVKGGRLVTPHVSCGLLQGVFRDYLIRTYDVEERIIYPDEVPEFDETFVTNSVVGIMPVARFGTTAFSSRVFSRKLQEKYRNVI; translated from the coding sequence ATGATAACGACGGCAGTGACGATGGATGACGGATTTCATTTTGGCATCGGTGTCTTTGAAACGATTGCAGTAGAAAATGGGAAACCCGTCTTCTTAAGAGAGCACTTGAGAAGAATGGAACGAGGTATCCGGGAACTCGGGATTGATAACCCGACATGGAAGGACGAGGTGAATGCCAGGAGCATTTCGAGGTATCTGAAACAGAATCTGATAAAACGGGGAGTCTTGAAGATCAGTGTAACTGAGAAAAATGTAGTATTTGCGTCGCGCGGAAATACTTATCAGGCTGCGGATTACGAGCGCGGATATGCTTTGGAGATCAGTAAGGTGAAGAGAAATGAGTCGTCACCTTTCACTTATGTCAAGTCGCTGAATTATGGAGACAATTACCATGAGAAGCGCAGGGCGCTCCGCGAAGGATACGATGAACCGGTATTTTTGAATATGAAGGGAGAACTGACGGAGGGAGCCACAACCAACATTTTCTTTGTAAAAGGGGGGAGGCTGGTGACTCCGCATGTCTCCTGCGGACTGCTGCAGGGTGTGTTCCGCGATTATCTGATCCGGACATACGATGTTGAGGAGCGTATCATCTATCCGGACGAGGTGCCGGAGTTCGACGAGACTTTTGTTACAAACAGTGTGGTTGGCATTATGCCGGTTGCACGGTTTGGAACAACGGCATTTTCGAGCCGCGTATTTTCAAGAAAATTGCAGGAAAAGTATCGAAATGTAATATAA
- the folP gene encoding dihydropteroate synthase, translating to MKIGNQEFDVKNRTYIMAILNVTPDSFSDGGKWNHMDTALGHVEEMIRDGASIIDVGGESTRPGYTKISDEEEIGRVVPVIEAVKQRFDIPVSVDSYKPGVAEAAIQAGADLINDIWGLKYDEKMADVIAGNQAACCLMHNKDEAVYEDFFRDMLSEMQDSVGIAKRAGIADDRIILDPGVGFGKTYEMNLEAIRRLKEFAELGFPVLLGTSRKSVIGLTLDLPAQERLEGTLATTVLAVQAGCAFVRVHDVKENHRAIRMTEAILGR from the coding sequence ATGAAGATTGGAAATCAGGAATTTGACGTAAAGAACAGGACATATATCATGGCGATCTTAAATGTGACGCCGGATTCTTTCTCGGACGGGGGAAAGTGGAATCACATGGATACTGCGCTTGGCCATGTTGAGGAAATGATACGGGACGGAGCTTCCATCATTGACGTCGGAGGAGAATCGACAAGACCGGGATACACCAAAATCTCTGATGAGGAGGAGATCGGACGTGTGGTTCCGGTTATCGAAGCTGTAAAGCAAAGATTTGACATTCCAGTGTCGGTGGATAGCTATAAACCGGGCGTTGCCGAAGCGGCGATCCAGGCGGGAGCGGATCTGATCAATGATATCTGGGGCTTGAAATATGATGAAAAAATGGCAGATGTGATTGCCGGAAATCAGGCGGCGTGCTGCCTGATGCATAATAAGGACGAAGCCGTCTACGAAGATTTTTTCAGGGATATGCTGTCGGAGATGCAGGACAGCGTGGGTATCGCAAAGCGTGCCGGAATTGCGGACGACAGGATCATTCTGGATCCGGGAGTCGGTTTCGGCAAGACGTACGAGATGAATCTGGAGGCGATCAGACGGTTGAAAGAGTTTGCAGAACTCGGTTTTCCGGTGCTTCTCGGCACTTCCAGAAAATCCGTGATTGGACTGACCCTTGACCTTCCGGCGCAGGAGCGTCTGGAGGGCACACTTGCGACGACGGTGCTGGCGGTACAAGCCGGCTGTGCCTTTGTCAGAGTGCACGACGTGAAAGAGAATCACCGGGCGATACGGATGACGGAAGCCATCCTTGGAAGGTAG
- a CDS encoding AAA family ATPase translates to MKPVRLVMSAFGSYAGETVIDFTKVQQGIFLVTGDTGAGKTTIFDAIAYALYDRTSGQKRDGGMMRSQYADLSARTYVEFTFCYRGEEYTVRRNPEYLREKKRRDADGKRGQTTERAKVELIMPDGSEYEGNKTAVNQKIVEIIGLDVQQFAQMVMIAQGDFLRLLHAQSQERGLIFSRIFDTRIYRRVQDELKQEARESQEALLENRKDIRREMEHAVCPPEFARREEWERELKAELEPDFSLILPMLREMTNGGVRRLERLSVRIEENQRKYGQTAAALEAAQAVNQLFEGLKQAEDRKRELSDSQRPMEELQGRIEAAKKAERVEFFEQECAQKETVVRRLHAQAAKLESRAARTKRVADCYSSDPDNLVRLPEEENGSDAKRLWEAASKRAAASSRLQKAVQDAENCRLAFETIQEEFLRAQAGIMARNLEEGMKCPVCGSAHHPFKAELPGDAPGQQQAQQSKKALEDAEKKVRQLDQQLEEARANEQGVYQEILREISGMEGQLRQLSGMKRDEEQRFRKAQERYLHAVSEAGFKDETSYRDALIGKSQLEELEETLENYRESVIRADEALRFYREQTQGKRPADETAVSEALKELKEEKRKLEEESREWYGRNKRNEESLEALNRLAEERRALQKRCDVLTTLSRTANGALGGSVKLDFETYIQRQFFEQVIRCANRRFIRMTSSQLMLRCREFQNLGTRGQAGLDLDVYSPVTDSTRDVKTLSGGESFLAALSMALGLADVISDTAGAIRMDTMFIDEGFGSLDDEAREQAIAILNELAGADRLVGIISHVSELKEQIDRKLVVSRTAKGSTVRWEL, encoded by the coding sequence ATGAAACCAGTGAGACTGGTAATGTCAGCGTTCGGGTCTTATGCCGGCGAGACAGTCATAGATTTTACGAAGGTACAGCAGGGGATCTTTCTGGTCACGGGTGATACAGGCGCAGGGAAGACTACGATATTTGATGCCATTGCGTATGCGCTTTATGACCGTACCAGCGGGCAGAAGAGGGACGGCGGGATGATGCGCAGCCAGTATGCCGATCTTTCCGCCCGGACATATGTGGAATTTACGTTCTGTTACCGTGGAGAGGAGTACACCGTCCGCCGGAATCCGGAGTATCTGAGGGAAAAAAAGAGAAGAGATGCAGACGGTAAACGGGGACAGACGACAGAACGGGCGAAAGTTGAACTGATCATGCCCGACGGAAGCGAATATGAGGGAAATAAAACGGCGGTAAACCAGAAAATCGTGGAGATCATAGGACTGGATGTTCAGCAGTTTGCGCAGATGGTCATGATTGCACAGGGGGATTTTCTGCGCCTGCTGCACGCGCAGTCGCAGGAGCGGGGTCTGATTTTCTCCAGGATTTTTGACACCCGCATATACCGGAGGGTGCAGGACGAGCTGAAACAGGAGGCCAGGGAGAGCCAGGAGGCGCTTTTGGAGAACAGAAAGGACATCAGACGGGAGATGGAACACGCGGTATGCCCGCCGGAATTTGCCCGCCGGGAGGAGTGGGAGCGGGAACTAAAGGCAGAGCTGGAGCCGGATTTCAGTCTGATCCTCCCCATGCTCCGGGAGATGACGAACGGTGGAGTCAGGCGGCTGGAACGGTTGTCTGTTCGCATAGAGGAAAACCAGAGGAAATACGGGCAGACTGCCGCTGCACTGGAGGCTGCGCAAGCCGTCAATCAGCTGTTCGAAGGCCTGAAGCAGGCGGAAGACAGAAAACGTGAGCTTTCTGACAGCCAGAGGCCGATGGAGGAGCTGCAGGGAAGGATTGAAGCTGCGAAAAAGGCAGAAAGAGTAGAGTTTTTTGAACAGGAATGCGCACAAAAGGAAACCGTCGTCAGGAGACTGCACGCACAGGCAGCAAAGCTGGAGTCGCGGGCCGCACGTACGAAAAGAGTGGCCGATTGTTACAGTTCAGATCCGGACAATCTGGTCCGGCTTCCGGAGGAGGAAAACGGGAGTGACGCAAAGCGCCTGTGGGAGGCAGCGAGTAAACGGGCGGCAGCTTCCAGCCGCCTGCAGAAAGCCGTACAGGATGCGGAAAACTGCAGGCTGGCGTTTGAAACAATACAGGAAGAGTTTTTGCGGGCACAGGCAGGAATCATGGCACGGAATCTGGAGGAGGGGATGAAGTGCCCGGTGTGCGGTTCCGCGCATCATCCTTTCAAAGCAGAACTGCCGGGGGATGCGCCTGGACAGCAGCAGGCCCAACAGTCTAAAAAGGCGCTCGAAGATGCTGAAAAAAAAGTGCGGCAGCTGGACCAGCAGCTGGAGGAGGCCAGGGCAAATGAGCAGGGAGTATACCAGGAAATACTCCGGGAAATCAGCGGGATGGAAGGTCAGCTAAGACAGCTCTCAGGTATGAAAAGGGATGAGGAACAGCGCTTTCGCAAAGCACAGGAACGGTACCTTCATGCAGTTTCGGAGGCGGGATTTAAAGACGAGACGTCATACAGGGATGCGTTGATCGGGAAGAGTCAGCTGGAGGAGCTGGAAGAGACGCTTGAGAATTACCGGGAATCCGTGATCCGGGCTGATGAGGCGCTGCGCTTTTACCGGGAGCAGACACAGGGAAAGCGGCCGGCAGATGAGACAGCTGTCAGTGAAGCGCTGAAAGAACTGAAAGAAGAAAAGAGGAAGCTGGAAGAGGAAAGCCGGGAATGGTACGGAAGAAATAAGAGAAACGAGGAATCACTGGAGGCTCTGAACCGACTGGCAGAGGAGCGGAGGGCATTGCAGAAACGGTGTGATGTGCTGACGACTCTTTCCAGAACGGCGAATGGAGCGCTGGGGGGCAGCGTGAAACTGGATTTTGAGACATATATTCAGAGACAGTTTTTTGAACAGGTGATTCGGTGTGCGAACCGGAGATTCATACGCATGACGTCCAGTCAGCTGATGCTGCGCTGCAGGGAGTTTCAGAATCTGGGGACAAGGGGACAGGCGGGGCTCGACCTAGACGTCTACAGCCCGGTCACAGACAGCACCAGAGATGTCAAGACGCTCTCGGGAGGGGAATCTTTTCTGGCTGCGCTTTCCATGGCGCTTGGTCTGGCTGATGTGATCTCAGACACTGCCGGGGCCATCCGGATGGATACCATGTTTATCGACGAAGGGTTTGGATCGCTCGATGATGAAGCAAGAGAACAGGCGATTGCCATACTGAACGAACTGGCGGGTGCGGATCGGCTGGTGGGTATTATTTCTCATGTATCTGAGCTGAAGGAGCAGATTGACAGGAAGCTCGTGGTATCACGGACTGCGAAGGGGAGCACGGTGAGATGGGAACTGTGA
- a CDS encoding exonuclease SbcCD subunit D: protein MRFFHLSDLHIGKQLHHYNLQEDQIHILRQIAEYARTERPDAVVIAGDIYDKAAPSGEAVAIFDSFLTELSRIRPQIPILIISGNHDSPKRLQFASSILRENQIYIAAAAPAAPQDRLTKVTLEDAYGEVCFYLLPFVKPGYVRRALGEESADSYDAVVRKLIGRENIDLEKRNVLVSHQFYTAGSHVPELSDSETVHVGGMDNVDIQALAGFDYAALGHIHGAQKVKEPWVRYCGTLLKYSVSEWKQEKALLEVTLKGKGEEPEFRKLPLSPLYDVTRRKGTLAELLEKERCEDYVSVTLTDEGELYQPRELLERVYPRILEVKAENSRTRSLLEETEGVSWEQDPGAAFAVFFRQMQGREMTEEEKRIMSSMLDRAKEEAI, encoded by the coding sequence ATGAGATTTTTTCATTTATCAGACCTGCATATCGGAAAACAGCTGCACCATTACAATCTGCAGGAGGATCAGATACACATTCTGCGCCAGATTGCAGAATATGCGAGGACAGAACGACCGGATGCCGTCGTGATTGCGGGGGATATTTATGACAAGGCGGCTCCCTCCGGGGAGGCGGTGGCCATCTTTGATTCGTTTTTAACGGAACTCTCCAGGATTCGTCCGCAGATTCCCATCCTGATCATCAGCGGAAATCATGATTCACCGAAACGTCTGCAGTTTGCTAGCTCCATTCTTAGGGAGAACCAGATTTATATAGCGGCTGCAGCACCGGCAGCTCCACAGGACAGGCTGACAAAGGTGACGCTGGAAGATGCATACGGGGAAGTCTGTTTCTATCTTTTGCCATTCGTAAAACCGGGGTATGTGCGCAGGGCGCTTGGGGAGGAATCTGCGGACAGTTATGATGCCGTGGTCCGGAAACTGATCGGCAGAGAAAATATAGATTTAGAAAAAAGAAATGTTCTCGTCTCTCATCAGTTTTATACTGCCGGCAGCCATGTTCCCGAACTGAGCGATTCGGAGACCGTTCATGTGGGCGGCATGGATAATGTGGACATCCAGGCGCTTGCGGGTTTTGACTACGCTGCGCTGGGACATATTCACGGGGCACAGAAGGTGAAAGAACCATGGGTCCGTTACTGCGGTACTTTGCTGAAATACTCTGTCAGTGAATGGAAACAGGAAAAGGCGCTGCTTGAAGTGACGCTGAAAGGCAAAGGGGAAGAGCCCGAATTCCGGAAGCTTCCGCTGTCGCCGCTTTACGATGTCACACGCAGGAAGGGCACTCTCGCTGAACTGCTTGAGAAAGAACGGTGTGAGGATTACGTCAGCGTCACGCTGACAGATGAAGGAGAACTGTATCAGCCCCGGGAACTGCTGGAACGCGTATACCCCCGCATTCTGGAAGTGAAAGCAGAAAACAGCAGAACCCGCAGCCTGCTGGAGGAAACGGAGGGGGTAAGTTGGGAACAGGATCCCGGGGCGGCATTTGCAGTATTCTTCAGGCAGATGCAGGGACGTGAGATGACAGAAGAAGAAAAAAGGATCATGAGCAGCATGCTGGATCGGGCAAAGGAGGAGGCAATATGA
- the folE gene encoding GTP cyclohydrolase I FolE — protein sequence MIDKEKIEAAVRMLLEGIGEDVEREGLLETPSRIARMCEEIYGGLYESAAEHLSKQFSVDNNEMVIEKDITFYSTCEHHLLPFYGKAHIAYIPNGKVVGLSKLARTVDVYARRPQIQEKMTSQVADALEESLNPGGVMVMIEAEHTCMTMRGIKKPGSKTVTTVARGAFKDDFELQKMFMQMVKG from the coding sequence ATGATTGATAAAGAAAAGATTGAAGCGGCAGTGAGAATGCTGCTCGAAGGAATCGGTGAGGATGTAGAACGGGAAGGGCTGCTTGAAACACCTTCCAGAATCGCCAGAATGTGCGAAGAAATTTACGGCGGACTGTATGAGAGTGCGGCAGAACATCTGTCGAAGCAGTTTTCCGTGGATAATAATGAGATGGTCATTGAAAAGGATATTACCTTTTACTCCACGTGTGAACATCACCTGCTGCCGTTTTATGGAAAAGCGCACATTGCCTACATTCCAAACGGGAAGGTCGTGGGTCTTAGCAAACTGGCACGGACTGTCGATGTCTACGCAAGAAGACCGCAGATTCAGGAGAAAATGACTTCCCAGGTGGCAGATGCCCTGGAAGAGAGCCTGAATCCCGGGGGAGTGATGGTCATGATCGAGGCAGAGCACACCTGTATGACGATGCGCGGCATCAAAAAGCCGGGCAGCAAGACCGTGACGACTGTGGCAAGAGGTGCTTTCAAGGATGATTTTGAACTGCAGAAGATGTTTATGCAGATGGTAAAAGGTTAA
- the folK gene encoding 2-amino-4-hydroxy-6-hydroxymethyldihydropteridine diphosphokinase, which yields MDKIHINNLEIFAKHGVFPEENVLGQKFVISAVLYTDTRKAGMSDHLEDSINYGEVSHFIKQFVEGHTFQLLETVAERLAWEMLLNIKHLQAVRLEIQKPWAPVGLPLDTVSVEIFRKWHSAYLALGSNMGDKEKYLRAGVKGLQNTEGCVVERVSDFITTAPYGGIEQDDFLNGAMKIRTLLTPEELLRRLHEIEQEADRERIVRWGPRTLDLDILLYDDLILDTEELHIPHIEMDKRDFVLRPLCQIAPYACHPVRGLTAVQLLDTIEQN from the coding sequence ATGGATAAGATACACATTAATAATTTGGAAATTTTTGCGAAACACGGGGTGTTTCCTGAGGAAAACGTGCTGGGTCAGAAGTTCGTCATCTCAGCAGTTTTATATACCGATACCAGAAAAGCCGGAATGTCGGACCATCTGGAAGATTCGATTAATTACGGGGAGGTCAGCCACTTTATCAAGCAGTTTGTGGAGGGACATACGTTTCAGCTGCTGGAGACTGTGGCGGAACGTCTGGCGTGGGAGATGCTGCTGAACATCAAACATCTGCAGGCGGTACGGCTGGAGATTCAAAAACCGTGGGCGCCTGTGGGACTGCCGCTTGATACGGTATCGGTGGAAATTTTCCGTAAGTGGCACAGTGCCTATCTTGCACTTGGCTCCAACATGGGGGATAAGGAGAAGTATCTTCGTGCAGGGGTAAAGGGACTTCAGAATACAGAAGGGTGTGTTGTCGAGCGGGTCTCAGACTTCATAACGACGGCACCGTACGGCGGGATAGAACAGGATGACTTTTTAAACGGAGCCATGAAGATCCGCACGCTCCTGACGCCGGAGGAACTGCTGAGACGTCTGCATGAGATCGAGCAGGAAGCGGACAGGGAACGCATTGTGCGCTGGGGGCCGAGGACACTTGATCTCGACATTCTGCTGTATGATGATCTGATACTGGATACGGAGGAACTGCATATACCGCATATAGAAATGGATAAGCGCGATTTCGTGCTGAGGCCTCTGTGTCAGATTGCACCGTATGCGTGCCATCCGGTGCGCGGACTTACGGCGGTACAGCTGCTTGATACAATTGAACAGAACTAG
- a CDS encoding DNA-deoxyinosine glycosylase, producing the protein MAKSVRVQHEFEPVFDERSRILMLGTMPSPRSREVGFYYGHPRNRFWRVMADVCRAVFPQTKEEKIAFALSHRIAVWDVLSGCEICGADDSSIRNPVPNDMSLILERADIQAVFATGTKAGALYRKYCQEETGIPVTVLPSTSPANCRTSYEQLYEAYRVILPYLET; encoded by the coding sequence ATGGCAAAATCAGTTCGGGTACAGCATGAATTTGAGCCGGTGTTTGATGAACGGTCCAGAATCCTGATGCTGGGTACGATGCCTTCGCCCAGATCGCGTGAAGTCGGATTCTATTACGGACATCCCAGAAACCGATTCTGGAGAGTGATGGCGGATGTCTGCCGGGCTGTTTTCCCGCAGACGAAGGAGGAGAAGATAGCGTTTGCACTCTCGCACCGTATTGCCGTCTGGGATGTACTGTCAGGCTGTGAGATCTGCGGGGCGGACGACAGCAGCATCAGAAATCCGGTGCCGAATGATATGAGCCTGATCCTGGAACGGGCGGACATTCAGGCTGTATTTGCAACCGGGACGAAGGCGGGAGCGCTTTACAGGAAGTATTGCCAGGAGGAGACCGGGATTCCTGTGACCGTGCTGCCGTCCACAAGCCCGGCAAACTGCCGGACCTCATATGAACAGCTGTACGAAGCGTACCGGGTGATTCTCCCATATCTGGAAACATAA
- a CDS encoding anthranilate synthase component II has translation MYVMIDNYDSFVYNLAVYLRELGRDVMIIRNDRVSTELLERICGEERLEGIIISPGPKSPADCGASGEIARCMAGRVPILGVCLGHQIIGHVFGARVEKGPRPMHGKVTKVKHNRRGLFRELPSEYEVTRYHSLIVCEDGFPDCLEVDARALDGTIQAISHRQFPVYGVQFHPEAVLTQYGHELLHNFVKICEEWWEEYENTGKSNRDLCTAGRAV, from the coding sequence ATGTACGTAATGATTGATAATTATGACTCCTTTGTGTATAACCTGGCGGTATACCTGCGGGAACTGGGCCGGGACGTCATGATCATCAGAAATGACAGGGTAAGTACAGAACTGCTGGAACGTATCTGCGGGGAAGAACGGCTGGAGGGGATCATCATATCGCCGGGGCCGAAAAGCCCCGCGGACTGCGGAGCATCGGGAGAGATCGCGCGCTGCATGGCAGGCAGGGTACCGATTCTGGGAGTATGTCTGGGACATCAGATCATCGGACACGTATTTGGGGCAAGAGTGGAGAAGGGACCCCGTCCGATGCATGGCAAGGTGACAAAAGTTAAGCATAACAGGAGGGGGCTGTTTCGGGAACTTCCATCGGAATATGAGGTGACGCGGTATCATTCGCTGATCGTGTGTGAGGACGGATTCCCGGATTGTCTGGAAGTCGACGCGCGTGCTCTGGACGGAACGATACAGGCGATCAGCCACCGGCAGTTTCCGGTGTACGGAGTGCAGTTCCACCCGGAGGCGGTACTGACGCAGTACGGTCATGAACTGCTGCATAATTTTGTGAAAATCTGTGAGGAATGGTGGGAAGAATATGAAAACACTGGTAAAAGCAATAGAGACTTATGTACCGCTGGCCGTGCTGTTTGA